TCAACAGTAAAAGAGCGATCATACTAAAAAGTTACACTACAATCGGTAAATAAAAATGGTGCaagtaaataaatcttaaattaaaaaacgtttgttaaattaagttaaaaaatCTGCAGAAGTatctattttttgtatttttatttaaacaaaaaatatatagacACAAAcatacaacaacaataataaaacaatattcatacCTTCATTTTAAAAAATCCACTTCTTTTAATGTGTTCACTTCAATCGAAACACTGTAGAAACTATGCCGGATACCAATTAAGCGGTTTAAATTAAAGAATAAGTCAACAAACATAAAAGCCGTTTTAAACACATCCACATGTTTGTCGCACTCTTTCCGATTGTCAGTGCAAATCAAATAGAATCAAGTCCAGACTGGGTTATAATCGTCCGATATTGTTATAAATGAGTTCAAAGGATCGTACGATTTTCTATTGATTGTATTATAACACTTTTTAAAAAACTTCTTTATACACAATTTTTCAAGAAATCCAAGAGTTAAAGAAGACACCTCTAGCGTGtgtcaacaataaaaaaatatgcgtTTATCGATATTTCTAATGTGAAAATTGAGCTCActacatttttattgtatattccTAATTACAGTTATTGGGTTTGTGAATCCTGCTCCACGTAGTAAACATAATGGGTTTAAACAATTATCTTTAACCGTTTTAAACTTAAGCCATATAATAGCAATTCATACCGTATTTATCCTTGTAAACGCTCGTTCCTTTATAATCGCACCGGTTTGAATAGTTTCACGCTATAAACCAATAGCGAATATGATCGATTTCATGCAATTATAACAAATACAGAATAATACAATGCTGCATAATTAAAATGACTCACCAGGAACAAGCATTTTGATTTCCCTAGAGCtataaataactataaaaaacactttaactTCCACTTTTATCCCTACAAATCCTACCCATAAATACGTTCTTACTAGAGATTtgattaactgatatattcaaTACTGGGAGATCAACAAAAATGGATTACATGTTAAAACAGTTCACTCACACAGTTCTTTTCAATCAGACTACATCTCATACGCAAATTCGTTAATTGGATAAACGTACTATGAAAGGGATTAAACGTATGACTGGGTATAATTGAAAACATTGGTACAGAAACACATAACTTTTTACGCTTTATTTAAAGATTCTGCCACAACGATTAACATTTAAATGTGCGGCatttgtattttgattttttaattattcgTAACGCAGGCTAGTTACAAACTTaattttcaaagcaaaaacaatatatatgagAAAAATCAACTactttattttatagatgtatGTAACTTTTCTGACATATATTCCtacaaagtttaaaataaatacatgctcACTCCCAAACAAATGTATTTACTTTCTAAGGTAAATAAACACATCCGTTTGCGAATTAATGCGTATATAGCCTGAGTACACATTTTTCACAGCTTCCAGTTATACTGACCAAAACTCAGTCACGTTTACTATGCACCTGTCTAAAGTCAAGGTAGTTTAATGGCGAAAATTGTGAATCACGTCTGCGAACTGACTGTATTTATGAagtctttttattgtttttttttcattttcaatttcgTTAAGCGCATCATTACCAAACGTTTATTTGAAACAACAGCTTTTCATAAGCTGCGATAGGCGATTCAATTTCAAAATTAATGTCGAACTTTTTTATGCAGTTTTCCTCTGGGAAAATTCTGAATGGAACGTTTAACTTTAcagtaaacctatttattttagctcgtttgcatcaaaagccaaatgtttattgaaacgcactcgagtccgtttcctggtagagccagtactttgtgtcttttggGAGGAGATCTAATGAACGATTCCATagttgggatcgaacccatgatcCCCCGGTCGATTGGCGAATACCAAATTTACTACACCACGGGACCATTCGGttgataaatttaattaaaagttaaaGCTGCACATATACTTATCAATTATAATGATTACTAAAGCATCAAATTACACACATATTGAGATTCTTGCAAGTCATCTTAATAATAGTCGGCACTTCTTACCTTTGGATAGCCTGTATTCTtcgaatgaattaaaaaaaaatctatacgtCCATATTTGTGTACTAATTTAAAATCTGATACTGCAGGCGATGAAACATTCGTAGAATTAATTAATCTAGGCTTCATACCGTAAATTAATTATACTTTACTTAAACGGGTTATCATTGCTTACTTATTTACAAGTGAGTTGTCATGTATCATTTATTATTCGCACTGCAAGATTACATATGATTATGCACCTCGTGATTATCTTATGTTAAAAGTTTGCTTAATAACGTAAGTAAATGTTAATACACGCTTCTTAACTTGTGCCACCATACATTAACACATACGCAATTTAAGAATTAGAATACAGTACACACTTAAAAtcgtttatgtatttatttaaaaaaacgattttaCAATTATAAAGGACATTTAACAGTTTGTTTCCAATTACATCTCAAACGAAGTTGGGAAAATAGGTAGGCAAAACGTTTTTTATTTCTCAATAACGTTTTTCCAATTTACTATCTATTTACCCCAACAGTACTGATCTTTTTCGAAAGAAACCTTCCAGATCTCTTGTAAAAACTATTTCTTTATATAACATATCGTTACTATTAATAGCAAAATTTTTTCGTAACAAGCGGACCGTTATATCGAAAGGGGGCCTATTAGAAACGTCCGATCCCGCTATGCcgtatgtttaagaaataatcgacgggtaaccgttggttattgcggtaaaaaccaacggtatggagttccgatgcgtaggaattaaaccacgagggcgtagcccgagtggtttgataacaagcatcggaacgacataccgttggttattgccGCAATAACCatcgcttacacgtcgattatttcgattctaacacgatttcaaataagttatccgcgatataaaggttataaatgagaataatATTATCCGAAAGTCCTcaacttttccgcgaaaacgtgacgtcaccacaacaatgacaaACAattgacgtcgtcttcattcataaacagtgcgcggacaatcaaagtgacgtcatacttatctcCGTTGGTATAttggggtaataacccacggtagtttCCCTTCTTTGTacatagaaaacaagtcacgtgccgtggtagaaataagaaataatcgacgggtaaccgttggttattgtgGTATttaccaacggtatggagttccgatgcgtaggaattaaaccacgagtgCGTAGCCCGaatggtttgataacaagcatcggaacgacatacctttggttattaccgcaataaccaacggttacccgtcgattatttcgattctaacacgatttcattaataagttatccgcgatttaaaggttataaatgagctTTATATTAACCggacgtcctccacttttccgcgaaaacgtgacgtcaccacaacaatgaaaatcaaatgacgtcgtcttcattcataaacagtgcgcggacaatcaaagtgacgtcatacttatctccgttggtatatcggggtaataactcacggtagttttccttctttgtatataaaaaacaagttacgtgccgtggtagaattaagaaataatcgacgggtaaccgttggttattgcggtaataatcaacggtatggagttccgatgcgtaggaattaaaccacgagggcgtagcccgagtggtttgataacaagcatcggaacgacataccgttggttattaccgcaataaccaacggttacccgtcgataatttcgattctaacacgatttcattaataagttatccgcgattaaaagtttataaataagaattatattaaccgaacttcctccacttttccgcgaaaacgtgacgtcaccacaacaaataaaatcaattgacgtcgtcttcattcataaatagtgcgcggacaatcaaagtgatgtcactttaaacaaccgttggtatatcggggtaataaccaacagtagttttccttctttgtatatagaaaacaagtcacgtgccgtggtagaatattgtttaattgttccCTATCCTGATAAACTAAAGGAAAGTCATGGCAGTTTTATATCGACATACATAAACGATATATACTCCATCGCGCAGGATATCAAGATCCGTGCGTGATCAGCCTGTATGGAAATCGTCCACGACAGCCAGAATAGCACACcgagaacagaacagaatatttattacgacttgtacatagtacatcgtcagtgTTAACCATACtataatagatatatcaataggtcATGTAAAAAATAAGTGATAATACAGAATTTAGTAatgaacatatataaacataatacatgGCAGTAGTGGGAATACTTAAAAAACAGTGActacattttacaacaaaaaatatgCGAAAGGGTGGCAATCAGCTATTATGCTGTTAACATATATGAAAAGGGACTAAATACAAATTagtcattttaagtatttaatttgcGCTGTTATGCTATTTAATAGAAGGAAATAGCCAACATATATTGCACTGGCTATATAAGGCAGCAACATGTATAATGAAACATGTCTGTTACACATTTATAGAGATACATTTTTAGTTCCGtacaataaatgttaacaatagagtttctaaaaaataaataacataaagctATACATAGGTATTGAGCATTATGCTTATTATATTAGAAGTATTTGTgcagatttgatataaaatattatatacataccatttaacaaattattgcacaaacaaacatacaatagaACCGGCGGATATTGGCACTCAGTTGGTTGTATTTGTATTCTGAACAATATTCAATATGGACTTTCTGATCAACAGTGCTTCTTTAAcaaaaacagataatttaatagcTTCTTCTTTTTTACACAGTCTCATAAGGCTTAGAAATTTATACACTGATGGTCGCTTGAAAAAATaaggttttatgtattttttcctgatatcgttataacaagggcatattaaaataaaatgatattcgtcctCTATATCACGTGAGCTACAACAAATGCAATATCTTTCTTCCCTAGCAATTCGATTAGTACTAAACCTACCCGTTTGGATTCTTAGTGGGTGACTAGACATTCGTAATCTACAGAAGTAAAATCTGAGACTTTTAGGTAAAACATCTaggtatttttcatattcaaacgTTAATTTAAATTCTTTGTACAACATTAAAACAGGACTTTCAAGCGAGCGTAATcaatcttgtttaaaacaatctatGACTCGGCATTTAAATTCAGCCAAGAAAGCGTTTTTGTTAATATACTGATAATTTTCGAACACGTATGCGAACCCATAATCATTTAGGAGATGTTTTACATTTGTTACCCAATTTCTTTTCCCGTTAATACAATCTTTGAGAGCCTcgttataaacaacatttaatataatattatcactgtctttgatattaaaccaatatttaattattctaaTGTATCTATGGATATAGAGTGGATATCTGCCCAGCTCACCATAGACTGCAGCAGAACACGTATTGCTGTTTACTCTTAATAGTTGTTTACAAAATTTAAGGTGAATTCTTTCTATTTCCTTTGATTTGGTATAACCCCAAACTTCACAAGAATAGTTAAGTATGGGTGTTACAAATGCATCGAGAGTTGCTCGTTTGTGTTAAGTAACACCTGCTGACTTCAAGTTTCTACAAATCTACAATTTTCTATTGTGATAAGATTTGAACTGCGTCTTTATTGATTCCTGaggtaacaaatatttaaattgtgaagaacaaaatcatgtttaataCATAAAATGCCATATGAGGAAACATTTATTTTGATCTGATGAAGTATAAGTTATATCTTCGAACACAAGTGTGAAGTATGAATATACGTGTACATATATGTAATGGATgctttctatttattttatatttctgcATATACCAgaatgtaaacatgtaaacaagTGCACAGGAATAAGGTCATAGTCCGAAACGACTCGTGTGTCGCGAAACAAAGAACAAACATTATATGGTTGACTGAATATTGCATTCATTATAAAAAACCTTTTAGTTGATAAAAATGAtacactgttgtttttttctgaattaaataATGGGCAGTTAAAACTCAATAAAAAGAGGTGTATAAAAAGGTACATAAACAcgtatttaaaaggtaaacaaaagaaaataactGTAAGACGAATTAtggcaaaacaaaacaatatgaacATGCTATATAGcaacacatataaaaacaaaaagtacacgAATCAAGCTTATGGCGGAGAAGGGACGGCGGTGGGTGTTTCTTTTAATCGCATAAATAATGAGGCATTTGCCTTTTTAAAAAATCGAGCAATAATGTTCAAGATTGATtctgattgggcaaaaaaagcATTATGGCGTTTCTGGTCAACGTGGGTACACTAGTGTGGGAAGCAGGAACTTAACATCTTTACGGTGACGTGTAACGTAATGACCACTGAACATcgttatacataaatataaaaattgaattTTAGAAATTATGTATAGATGTTTTATTGTTAAGAATTTAatcttataataaaaataatagtccATAGTACATTAGtatgtataaataatttaattttgaaaataataaatacatcttttgttataaattaaaacaaactattttcTTAATTTCTTATCAAAAGTAAgtctatttaaaataaacaatgttaGGTTAGAACACATGTATATCGCATGACCGACGATTAAACATTACTATTTCCTTCCATCGGAGGTTGAAATGCCATTTAATGTCGTCGCCATAAAATAATGTCGTTGCATTTCCTCTTAACTAGACCACAGGCAGACATATTGATTGTGTAAGCAAATCAGATAGTAACTGGGTATGTTAAATTGCGACGCAGTATATGTGTCAAATTTCCGTTCTTGTCTGTCACTGTCAAGCGATATAAGATGCTTGAATTCACGCACAATCAGTTGTTAGGAAGATTTGGCTTGATAATAATTTAAaccattgtacatgtatattgaaaatattatcttAGTtcgaatattaaaacaaattaaaactacGTTGAGACGTGTGTATTCAATTAAATAAGAGACTTGCTTTCGAACAATATCacactattttttatatttttcattataagaTACAGAGTAGACAATTTctatgttcaaatatttattttccaacggcctttttaaaaaacaattatttgaaaaaaaagacttGTGACTagagattgtttttttttctggtttTCCGAGGGATGATGGCATCATATGAATGTCTaaaatttttttattcatttgcttaaTTGTTATACACTGTAACATGTGTATATTTTATGCATTACTTTATAAATGCATAGTACAAAAATGCTGTTTGATAAATATTTAGATTAAAAAGGGtgaaatttgtgaataaattgtTACGAACTTCACAACTTAAAATTACAAACTATAATTtgaggtaattttttttataactttgatGTTGGATGCAGATTACCATAAAACTAAGGAATATGTAGAGGGagaacagaaaataaaaacatcCTATTCGAGTGTTAAAACCTTAATACCAGCCAACCAAATTTAAAGATCAAACAGGAATATAAGGAACAGGAACAGACTATTCAAAGATAAATAAGGAACTCTTGTTGTCATGTGCAATTAAGGCATGTTTCTCCGCTGACAAATGAACGTTCCTTTATGCCAGCTTTtccatgtttataaaataaaaatatttatgaaattttataTCAAACAGAGCTTTTTTTACACGAGTAAGCAAATGAGATATAATTTCAATTCATGATTACATCAGAATTCGGTTGTATATATAATTTGGgttatcaatatcaatattgCTGCCTTCATAAAACATCAGTAAATAGACGTTTTCCATTATATCGGTCTGTCGTCGCAATATCTTCTTCAGGATAACATCCGACTGAGCCACCAATCTGTTCTTAGATCTGATCATCTGTTCCAGATGCAGCATCTCCAGCTCAGTCCTTATCGCACTGAACGACAACATCGACTCTGGATGACAGATAATGGCCCGTCGAATCTTCGACAATCGCAGTATCACCCTCGGTCCTTCCTCCATCATGTCCGTGATATCTGCTACCCATTGAAGTTGCTGCTCAGCCTGCAACCCACACGCTGCCATCAGATTTCGCTCCGAGATCATGTAGTATTGGAGCTGTTAACAGGATATTACAGTTCTGTGTGTTCCCAGAGCGTCATGTAACCAATGAATCAAATTCCTTTTTTGAAACAAATCGAGTGAATTGTTTTCAGCTTGccaaaatatgatatttttcagCACAAAGGatgttatttcttttttgtttggtTTCACTACCTCTTTTAAGATCATTTTTAGAATAACATACAATTTTGCCTGAGTGTCATTAAGATTACTAACGAGTTCTATTTCACCCACGTTAAAGCAAATCCTCCACTCTAAAAAACTGTTTTCGCTGCCTTTAAATCCTACAGGGGTAACAACAGAGCCAAATGATACAACTTTCTGCACCACATTCGATGGCGGCCAATGTCGAGGTCGTTCAGCCCATCTCTTTAGGATGCCGGGGCATTGACAGCGTAATGCCCACACCATGTCGAGATTAACATTTTGTCCTAACCACGGAAGTGAGGGCCCCGCGCGTTCAAGTggaattacattttttatatcaGTTGGATTACATTTTGACATTTCATGTAGAAATAGGCTGCTGCTTAACATTACGTTCCCTTTCCCGTCATCACACTGAGCATTATTACAAAAAGTAAATCCTGTGGAAGTAGGTCTCTCCAGTAACATCAAACAGTGACCTGGGTATACACGTGTATCCATTCTGTACACTTGTATGTCGTCTGGTATAGTGTGTATGTCGACTCCAGGTTCCACACAGAGGAAACGGTTTAGCACCAATAATTTGTCATTGTCGCTTTCTTGCAAGCAGGTCAGCCCTTCGCCTTTGCTGCCAACTGTAATGGTTGTTATACCTTTTATCATTAAATGTTTCTCTAATTCGTTACACATCATGTCATATTCTCTGTACTTCTCCACACGTCTTTGCCTAATCTCCTCCCCGTATCCCAGCCGGGTCATTATATTACAGACTTCCACGGACACACCTTCAACATGATTCTGAAAATAAACATGAACCAACTATTTTATTGGCCTATAACCTCATGTTATTTACCCGTCGTATTGTCTAGTATTGTCTATGGGAtcgtatttaggtaaaaattacatcattcataGTGAATGATTACATTGTGACCGATGTATATTCTAATATTCTAagtgacaattccaacatgctcgctgtttatacttgatgattgttcaaacatgcttggtgactaatcaaagtttgtgtgttcattatttctAGTGCATGATAACATACATTTTCACTGacataaatgtgttcttttaaaTTCTAACAAGCGTGATGAAACTGTACGCTGAAACCAGTCATTATCACTTTTTCCACTAAGCATCTTTAACAATGGCAGTAAGCAATAGTCGGTAGGGTGCAGGattacgtgactttgtggggtgcCCCTTTTAACTTTAAGGGATGTATACACGaccttttacaattattttttcttaagaatttcaactattgCATACCAGACAAAttgttatgctgcttatggcaatgtgaaaaacattggaattataatattaaataagcatgtgttcttgttcaaaaattccgTATCTACTGCATTAATTGTACACGGtaatgcttcacgcaacgtgcaATTTTGTtaacgatttcagacgtatttaagGATTTCTTGTTAtatgagatatttgcaaaaataaagttactAATGGTGTGTTTTCCtcctgtccagcccgtgtgtaaaacccgGTAAACCCCGTTGATTCGGCACCTtgagtaagcagaatgcaactaagTCAAATGCAAGTTAGCAAATTAGTTTCCGTTTATTGAATAATTTACTTTTGGGAAAACATCCGAACCATTCTGACTACTACTACTGAATAAACTGAATGCGTTCCCTTTGTTTTATAATATccataaactaaatacgttcattttTGCTTTTAAGAACAGTAGAGCTCGAATGGTCATTGACGGttcgggtacttcttacatgtacccagggtactcttacatgtaccccgggtacagttaATATACTTAATTTTCCCGGTCGATATTAATCTGTATCCGAGTTGTATTCACTCCCATAATCccatgtcgtaaaacgcgctaccgataaccataaaacaatattgtttatcttaaggttcctgtagaggcttcagtttgaaaaatgtgggacccctagcattgaactcaaatttgactaaacgaaaggtgccacattaaaaatgtatacatatatgctttaaaggatggttttccttcaaactgctaccaattttgtacagcAACATCTCATAcaatcgacaaaatcaatcaaaatacagagcgattttaacactagaatatacattattttcaaaaatctgaatcatgtttattcaacgtagTTCGGTGGAAAAGTATAgcactagtgaataatatcgacattgacgagggcaagttacgcttaaaaaGTGAATAAAGTTTACAAATCTAGAAATATTAAAACtggaacacatgtcatttcatcaagattggggcagccatttttaaattaatgaaattgaaagaaacatgctaaaaactcactcatcgcctactTGACATTCCAAATGGCTGACGTTGAcgaatgcattggattgtaatctttccgttgatgtgtgcaaactgcatgatcagacctcataaacactcaaaaaaaataactttttacgAAGAATtttaccaatgtttacaattgttgtcgaatcacatgtacttgtattattgcgcacaaaatagtacgcttacagactgacagaaagatcgaaacgaaactccgttcaattcatcatggtatactattttattgataatatagaAAAATAcatcgcttcaacaacctaaaagtaaaaataattcttttatacGGAGTTTTTAAttacgaaagtgaaaacaaaggAGGTCGGATGGATATTCtttgagatgcacttcggctccagataaacaataaaaatacactaaaaaagacGGGttggggacaattttcagctgaaaAAGATTTGCGATGGGTTAAGTGATTGTATCTCTgtgtggtcatttctgttattaagtgcgatctcttcctgattaatgttaacagttgttttactagttgcggcccaactgtcaaaataatgatgtgttttcttaCCACtccacgtgatttcgaccgatttgtaatgcacgtttttctacggagcacagcgagtgccacgctttcaaaatgggtagaaggaatcgaaatataaaaacaatcggttagccaatttctttatattcctttacaattttatatgtcgtctgcaatctatttcaatttgagatggtttaaaatttgcaatttagttaagggttaaatagcaaaagtgttaagcctttgaaatacaATGGTGACTCTAAATATCAACCATACCTGGATTGTttaaaagtagttacgtttacttatttttagaactttgtttaggaaatttatccaaaaaatgcagttgaataaataaatcatttgttgttatctgacaataattttctgtgaaatgttgctaacttgaccttgaatatgtatatagctttgtatttattcaacttacggtagggcaaatccttcctaactttagattgagattttgcaaattagtttaaaaatgtattggttttaaaccaaaatatgaataaagcaaacaaatattgaatgtcaaaaatgtgttaatgttattctatccgtcttaagctttaaaatgacatatagtttgaccatattgtaccacattgaatgaagaaaaaccaaagcgaagttttaatgaattttatccctcccatgaagcttaaacaaacttctttttttttaatgcatcaacatgctttttagtatgagtttcgataatatataggccattttacagaaaaaatgacataactgtgaataaaattaatttaaaaaaaacacgacaacgaccgatttagcgttaaatttccggggtacgttttagtatatttaccgtatcctgggtacatgtaaatatacttaagagtacccggggtacatgttagtagttcCCGAGcagacaattaccaatcgagcacCAGTAGGCTTATGGGGTACACAAAAATTACCTGCCGTTAATGTTGTTTGCTATGGATAAGTTGTagttaatgtattttattcaggacatagcGGAGCTCATGTGCTGGAAGTTTGGTCCATTCCTAGTCCAAGTAATTACAGAAGACGTCTACCgatgtacattgtatatttacctcatatttataaagtagcccaaccCCATTGCTGCAGACCTTTGCGTGTACCTTTCGTATTTGTCTAGTCTGTTAACCAGTTTATATTTACAATGTATATACACGTAGacacatactataaaaatatcacaaaacatcaatttcaatcaatttggaaaaaaaataaacaggtCCTGTAGGAGTGGTCTCGCCAGAACGCTGGGCTGATTCTCGCGGTGTgtggattttcttgtgatggcagagattgctTGTTACACGGCTGTTAATCGCGGGCGCCACGTCTTTTTTAGATGCactaataaatgaaataatgcaacttccgaggtggcgctcaggtccggatgttttgaaatgtcatggataattttacagtgtaataagggtttatatgttgttgttttttggcagAATATATCGCTTTTTTTAtcggcaatgtagtgcgattcagcgaatattaatttatcaaaaaacGTACAGAAACATAAATTCTCAACTCATTATAAACATataggacctttataagttgtggcatggtagagtttttttaaagcatttcGATGACTTTTTCCTGTGTAacgagcaaatttccacccaattaaCTCGATATAACATCAAACAATTGTGTACAACATATATTAGGGTCTGCATGCACAAAactattggcttcttgccgacgtaatagataattttgcattttgccaaaagagatggagccaatgctaaggagatggcgctaatgataggaggtgccGCCGATGTAGTTTGTATCTATTTACAGTCT
This sequence is a window from Dreissena polymorpha isolate Duluth1 chromosome 16, UMN_Dpol_1.0, whole genome shotgun sequence. Protein-coding genes within it:
- the LOC127862994 gene encoding uncharacterized protein LOC127862994; the protein is MAEGGTDRSMPETERVPIHGSLYSRHSRNHVEGVSVEVCNIMTRLGYGEEIRQRRVEKYREYDMMCNELEKHLMIKGITTITVGSKGEGLTCLQESDNDKLLVLNRFLCVEPGVDIHTIPDDIQVYRMDTRVYPGHCLMLLERPTSTGFTFCNNAQCDDGKGNVMLSSSLFLHEMSKCNPTDIKNVIPLERAGPSLPWLGQNVNLDMVWALRCQCPGILKRWAERPRHWPPSNVVQKVVSFGSVVTPVGFKGSENSFLEWRICFNVGEIELVSNLNDTQAKLYVILKMILKEVVKPNKKEITSFVLKNIIFWQAENNSLDLFQKRNLIHWLHDALGTHRTVISC